In the Nicotiana tabacum cultivar K326 chromosome 16, ASM71507v2, whole genome shotgun sequence genome, one interval contains:
- the LOC107775966 gene encoding putative 6-phosphogluconolactonase 4, chloroplastic, protein MSRYSSTLANKSSSTLSSFCALRLASSSRALAANLRISPTQFSPLRRSLPLTSAYIIGKPLFCSRSHRRISVLSRNSSRSQFRIKSSMAETVTGKSKGKVEVFDTEEELAVSLAKYTADLSEKFCKERGSFSVVVSGGSLIKSLRKLVEPPYIDSIDWSKWHVFWVDERVVPKDHPDSNYLLAYDAFLSKIPIPSGNVYAINDALSAEGATDDYETCLRHLVKSKIVDISEATGFPKFDVMLLGMGPDGHVASLFPGHPLVHEKEKWVTFIKESPKPPPERITFTFPVINSSANIALVVAGAGKADVVHKSLGDGESSDLLPVQMVSPEGELVWFLDKAAASKL, encoded by the exons ATGTCAAGGTATTCCTCGACCCTTGCTAATAAAAGCTCCAGCACGTTGAGCTCTTTCTGCGCGCTGCGGTTAGCCTCTTCTTCTCGCGCTCTCGCTGCTAACTTGCGCATCTCACCTACCCAATTCTCTCCTCTCCGCCGATCTCTGCCGTTGACATCTGCATATATAATTGGCAAGCCACTTTTTTGCTCGCGCTCACATAGGAGAATATCAGTATTGAGTAGAAACTCCTCGAGATCTCAGTTTAGAATTAAATCATCAATGGCTGAGACTGTGACAGGTAAAAGTAAAGGgaaagttgaagtgtttgataCTGAAGAGGAACTTGCCGTGTCTCTAGCGAAGTACACAGCTGATTTATCGGAGAAGTTTTGCAAAGAGAGAGGTTCTTTTTCTGTTGTTGTTTCCGGTGGTTCACTTATCAAGTCTCTTAG GAAATTGGTGGAGCCACCATATATTGATTCAATAGACTGGTCGAAGTGGCATGTTTTCTGGGTGGATGAGAGAGTGGTCCCAAAGGATCATCCTGATAGCAATTATTTGCTTGCTTATGATGCTTTTCTATCCAAG ATACCTATTCCTAGTGGCAATGTGTATGCCATAAACGATGCATTATCAGCAGAGGGTGCAACAGATGATTATGAGACTTGTCTAAGACATTTGGTTAAGAGCAAGATTGTAGACATTTCTGAGGCTACTGGATTTCCCAAATTTGATGTAATGCTATTGGGTATGGGTCCCGATGGGCATGTAGCTTCATTGTTTCCCGGGCATCCTCTTGTCCATGAGAAAGAGAAGTGGGTCACCTTCATCAAGGAATCTCCAAAACCTCCACCGGAAAGGATTACATTTACATTTCCTGTAATAAACTCATCCGCCAATATCGCTCTTGTTGTAGCAGGTGCTGGGAAGGCAGATGTAGTGCATAAATCACTAGGTGATGGTGAAAGTTCTGATTTGCTTCCCGTGCAAATGGTTTCACCTGAAGGAGAATTGGTTTGGTTTTTAGACAAGGCTGCCGCTTCAAAGCTGTAA